The following proteins are encoded in a genomic region of Homalodisca vitripennis isolate AUS2020 unplaced genomic scaffold, UT_GWSS_2.1 ScUCBcl_12855;HRSCAF=22792, whole genome shotgun sequence:
- the LOC124375050 gene encoding uncharacterized protein LOC124375050, with product YQRQWRICSEILGLTSAEVLGDSLPLYSSKSFFQEEIHKILSPAVTRWLSLKSCVDRVIEQFQPLKAYLLTASVEDPSNTVDSMLAAMNNQFIYLYLEFMSYVLGMLTDFNVMFQSETPLLHRLRPEVHKMLQDLCTNYMDLNYIKNTPIMSIEHSNPRHFLQLEQIYLGIQATETFNELKKNAEKKDIEVFLKSILSFYVELVTQIKSRFDFSDEVFDVLSVLEPKSAQTFKVRSLAHVINRFPVLKKVVDVQKLDNQWKSHALLDFKEHKLDANESAMQYWKAVFSLKTVAGDAMFTEIQKVFNLLFILPFSNSSVERIFSELKHCKTNDRNKLKTETVVSLMGTREGIRNSGGCVKFEPTKEMLTRNIWQ from the coding sequence TTACCAAAGACAGTGGAGGATTTGCTCCGAAATCTTGGGGCTCACTTCAGCAGAAGTTTTGGGAGACAGTCTGCCTTTGTACAGTTCCAAGAGTTTTTTTCAAGAGGAAATCCACAAAATACTATCACCAGCAGTAACAAGATGGCTGTCATTAAAATCTTGCGTTGACAGAGTGATTGAACAATTTCAACCGTTGAAGGCCTACCTGCTGACCGCTTCTGTCGAAGACCCGTCAAACACAGTGGATAGCATGTTAGCTGCTATGAACAACCAATTTATCTACTTATACTTGGAGTTTATGTCTTATGTTCTTGGTATGctaacagattttaatgtaatgttccaATCCGAAACACCACTTCTCCATAGATTGCGACCAGAGGTTCACAAGATGCTTCAAGATCTGTGTACAAACTACATGgacttaaactacattaaaaatacacccaTCATGTCCATTGAGCATTCAAACCCCCGTCATTTCCTgcaattagaacaaatatatttaggcattcaggcaacagaaacatttaatgaattaaagaaaaatgcagaaaagaaagatattgaagttttcttaaaaagtattttaagcttCTATGTGGAATTGGTCACAcaaatcaaatctagatttgatttttCTGATGAAGTTTTTGATGTCCTCAGTGTCTTGGAGCCAAAAAGTGCCCAAACCTTCAAAGTAAGGTCTTTGGCTCATGTCATTAACAGATTTCCCGTTCTGAAGAAAGTTGTTGATGTCCAAAAACTCGACAATCAGTGGAAAAGTCATGCTTTGCTAGACTTCAAAGAGCATAAACTTGATGCAAATGAGTCTGCTATGCAATATTGGAAGGCTGTATTCAGTCTAAAGACAGTCGCTGGAGATGCTATGTttacagaaatacaaaaagtgtttaacttactttttatactgccattttcaaattcatctGTCGAACGAATATTCAGTGAACTGAAGCATTGCAAAACCAATgacagaaacaaattgaaaacagaaacAGTCGTTTCATTGATGGGTACAAGGGAAGGAATCCGAAATAGCGGTGGATGTGTTAAATTTGAACCTACCAAGGAAATGCTCACAAGAAATATATGGCAATAA